A single window of Lepeophtheirus salmonis chromosome 2, UVic_Lsal_1.4, whole genome shotgun sequence DNA harbors:
- the Abi gene encoding abl interactor 2, protein MASTDLDTLIHQDLPVGRENLLDSYSNLERVAEYCESNYFGCENKKAALEETKGYTTQSLASVAYQINTLAYNFLQMLDLQGTALGEMESQVNHIAQTVSIHKEKVARREIGVLTTNKNSNRQYKIIAPATNERPVKYVRRKIDFSILDDLGHGVKINISQPTPRQKRPSHYAPGLNAPPIAGPAPTTKPPTPPSTARYSTGTLSRSKEYRTLPMVAPPQVPSNYAPNYPRTTTKAQYGTLPHAIVHTMQGSTMPRLSSSSLRSVESEYRRPTQRPPSPPLPPPPELPPWAPKNYIDKVTAIYEYAADKEDELSFSDGSIIYVLKKNDDGWWEGVMDGVTGLFPGNYVESI, encoded by the coding sequence ATGGCGAGTACAGATTTGGACACTCTGATCCATCAGGATCTTCCTGTGGGAAGAGAGAATTTGTTGGACAGCTACTCGAACTTGGAGCGTGTGGCCGAGTATTGCGAGTCCAATTACTTTGGATGTGAAAACAAGAAGGCGGCTCTGGAGGAGACGAAGGGCTATACCACTCAATCCCTGGCCTCTGTTGCCTATCAGATCAACACTCTCGCCTACAACTTCCTGCAAATGTTGGATCTCCAGGGCACGGCTCTCGGAGAAATGGAGAGTCAAGTGAATCACATTGCGCAGACGGTTTCCATTCACAAGGAAAAGGTGGCTCGTCGAGAGATCGGCGTTCTCACTACGAATAAAAACTCGAATCGACAGTATAAGATCATTGCCCCCGCAACGAATGAACGCCCTGTCAAATATGTGCGCCGTAAAATTGACTTTTCCATTTTGGACGACCTTGGACATGGAGTGAAGATCAACATCAGTCAACCCACTCCAAGGCAAAAGAGGCCCTCACACTATGCACCCGGACTCAATGCACCTCCCATTGCAGGCCCTGCTCCCACCACGAAACCCCCTACTCCTCCTTCTACGGCGCGTTATTCCACAGGCACGCTCAGTCGCTCCAAAGAATACCGAACCCTTCCCATGGTAGCTCCTCCACAAGTCCCTTCCAACTACGCACCCAACTATCCACGCACCACCACTAAGGCCCAGTATGGAACTCTTCCACACGCTATAGTACATACAATGCAGGGCTCTACCATGCCCAGGCTCTCTTCGAGCTCCCTACGCTCTGTGGAGTCCGAATATAGACGCCCTACACAGAGACCTCCATCTCCACCCCTTCCACCTCCACCAGAACTTCCCCCATGGGCTCCCAAAAACTACATTGACAAAGTGACGGCCATCTATGAGTACGCCGCGGATAAAGAGGATGAATTGAGCTTCTCTGATGGATCCATCATTTACGTTCTGAAGAAGAATGATGATGGCTGGTGGGAGGGGGTAATGGATGGGGTGACGGGACTTTTCCCTGGGAATTATG